One Alkalicoccus halolimnae DNA segment encodes these proteins:
- the ctaD gene encoding cytochrome c oxidase subunit I — translation MSNSTASSKKSVLWDWLTTVDHKKIGIMYFFGGLFFFTIAGIEAMLMRIQLMFPEMGFLGEQTYNELLTMHGTTMLFLAAMPLFFGFMNFVMPLQIGARDVAFPFINSLGLWLFIFGGIILNISMLAGGAPDAGWTAYAPLSTTSPGNGVDFYVMGLQVAGAGTLMSAINFLVTIVNMRAPGMSMMRMPLFTWTTFVTSMLILFAFPALTIGLLLLMMDRVFGGAFFDTAMGGNVVIYQHIFWIFGHPEVYILILPAFGIFSEIISTFAKKRLFGYSAMVFATMIIGFLGFMVWAHHMFTVGMGPVANAIFAVATMAIAVPTGIKIFNWLLTLWGGRISFTVANLFALAFIPSFVLGGVTGVQLAMSAADYQFHDTYFVVAHFHYVIIGGSVFGIFAGTFYWWPKMFGYRLSESLGKWFFWLFLIGFHLTFFIQHFLGLIGMPRRVASYLDGQGFNEMNFISSMGAFLMAVAFILLVINVLISRKNTDNVQDPWDGRTLEWATTSPVQEYNFAQTPLIRDLDALWYEKMSGNGKMKAAEPLDEIHMPNGSILPIFIALGLSIAAFGVIYSAWFVIGAGLLLTFAMMFIRSIKEDHGYHIPVSEIKKDKGEG, via the coding sequence GTGTCTAACAGCACAGCTTCGTCTAAGAAAAGCGTGCTCTGGGACTGGCTGACTACCGTAGACCATAAGAAGATTGGTATCATGTATTTCTTCGGCGGTCTTTTCTTCTTTACCATCGCTGGTATAGAAGCAATGCTAATGCGTATTCAGCTGATGTTCCCGGAAATGGGCTTTTTAGGAGAACAAACTTATAATGAATTATTAACTATGCACGGTACGACGATGCTTTTCCTGGCAGCCATGCCACTATTTTTCGGTTTTATGAACTTTGTTATGCCGCTTCAAATAGGAGCCCGGGATGTTGCCTTCCCATTTATTAACTCCCTGGGGCTTTGGCTTTTCATCTTCGGTGGTATTATTCTTAACATTAGTATGCTGGCCGGTGGAGCGCCGGATGCCGGATGGACAGCTTACGCACCACTCTCGACAACCTCACCAGGTAACGGGGTCGACTTTTATGTTATGGGTCTCCAGGTTGCCGGTGCTGGTACATTAATGTCCGCTATTAACTTTCTTGTAACGATCGTTAACATGCGTGCCCCAGGCATGAGCATGATGCGTATGCCTTTGTTCACGTGGACGACATTCGTTACTTCTATGCTGATTCTTTTCGCTTTCCCTGCACTGACAATTGGTCTTTTGCTTCTTATGATGGACCGGGTGTTTGGAGGAGCTTTCTTCGATACAGCTATGGGAGGTAACGTAGTTATTTATCAGCATATTTTCTGGATATTTGGACATCCGGAAGTATATATCCTGATTCTGCCGGCCTTCGGTATTTTCTCAGAAATAATTTCTACTTTTGCAAAAAAACGTCTTTTTGGTTATTCAGCAATGGTATTTGCAACAATGATCATTGGTTTTCTAGGCTTCATGGTATGGGCCCACCACATGTTTACAGTAGGCATGGGACCTGTCGCAAATGCTATTTTCGCAGTTGCGACGATGGCTATAGCAGTACCTACTGGTATTAAGATATTTAACTGGCTTCTCACTCTGTGGGGAGGACGGATCAGCTTTACTGTAGCAAATCTGTTCGCATTAGCCTTTATCCCTTCCTTCGTTCTAGGCGGCGTAACGGGCGTGCAGCTGGCAATGAGTGCCGCAGACTATCAGTTCCACGATACTTACTTCGTAGTGGCTCACTTCCATTACGTCATAATCGGAGGTTCAGTTTTCGGTATTTTTGCTGGAACTTTCTACTGGTGGCCTAAAATGTTTGGATACCGCTTGAGCGAAAGCCTCGGTAAGTGGTTCTTCTGGTTATTCTTAATCGGCTTCCACCTGACATTCTTTATTCAGCATTTCCTCGGATTAATTGGCATGCCTCGCAGAGTGGCATCTTATCTGGATGGACAAGGATTTAATGAAATGAACTTTATTAGTTCGATGGGGGCTTTCCTAATGGCCGTTGCCTTTATTCTGCTCGTGATTAACGTGCTTATATCACGAAAGAATACTGACAATGTTCAGGATCCTTGGGATGGACGTACACTGGAGTGGGCTACAACTTCACCGGTCCAGGAATACAATTTTGCTCAGACGCCTCTCATTCGTGATCTGGACGCACTGTGGTACGAAAAAATGTCCGGGAATGGAAAAATGAAAGCGGCAGAGCCATTGGATGAGATTCATATGCCAAATGGATCGATTCTTCCAATTTTCATTGCTCTCGGATTATCTATCGCAGCATTTGGAGTAATTTATTCTGCATGGTTTGTAATAGGAGCGGGTCTGTTACTGACATTTGCGATGATGTTCATTCGATCTATAAAAGAAGATCACGGGTACCATATTCCGGTATCAGAAATTAAAAAAGATAAGGGGGAGGGCTGA
- the coxB gene encoding cytochrome c oxidase subunit II, protein MENLSALDPRGPVAEMQLSLIQLSLYVMIFVIVVVFAIYTFVLIRFREKPGDTHIPKQVHGNRALEFIWTAIPILLLLILAIPNVMETFTLADTGIPENGEEAEAEGEEAEGEEPLVVEAHAHQFWWEFVYPDLEVNAGQDLYIPTDRRIVVELHASDVIHSFWVPSLAGKQDNVPGITNDLWFEAPEEGVYFGKCTELCGASHWLMDFKVLAVDPDTFDTWAEGMAEPDQELTEPEGEVAVEGREIFEANCIQCHAVGEDGGAEGPNFTNFGERTVVAGFLDYEEENIHDWIRDPASLKPDNQMPAFDENTISDEEMDALIEYIDGLKVLE, encoded by the coding sequence GTGGAAAACTTATCGGCACTGGATCCCCGTGGACCGGTTGCAGAGATGCAGCTGTCCCTGATTCAGCTGTCCCTATACGTCATGATTTTCGTAATTGTGGTTGTATTTGCCATTTATACCTTTGTACTTATTCGCTTCCGTGAAAAACCGGGCGATACGCACATTCCGAAACAGGTTCACGGGAATCGTGCTCTTGAGTTTATCTGGACAGCTATTCCTATTCTGCTGCTCCTTATTCTTGCAATTCCAAACGTAATGGAAACGTTTACTCTGGCTGACACTGGTATCCCTGAAAATGGGGAAGAGGCAGAAGCGGAAGGAGAAGAAGCGGAAGGAGAAGAACCTCTGGTAGTTGAGGCCCACGCTCATCAGTTCTGGTGGGAATTTGTCTATCCTGATCTCGAAGTTAACGCAGGACAGGATCTTTATATCCCTACGGATAGAAGAATTGTCGTAGAACTTCACGCCAGTGATGTTATTCACTCCTTCTGGGTTCCTTCTCTCGCTGGTAAACAGGATAATGTCCCCGGAATTACAAATGATTTATGGTTCGAAGCCCCGGAAGAAGGAGTTTATTTCGGTAAATGTACAGAACTCTGCGGTGCTTCTCACTGGCTGATGGATTTTAAAGTACTTGCAGTCGATCCTGATACATTTGATACGTGGGCAGAAGGAATGGCTGAACCCGACCAGGAGCTCACGGAGCCGGAAGGTGAAGTAGCTGTAGAGGGCAGGGAAATCTTTGAAGCTAACTGTATTCAATGCCATGCAGTAGGGGAAGATGGCGGAGCAGAAGGACCTAACTTCACGAACTTTGGTGAACGAACGGTCGTAGCCGGTTTCCTTGATTACGAAGAAGAAAATATTCACGACTGGATTCGTGATCCTGCATCCTTGAAGCCTGACAATCAAATGCCGGCTTTTGATGAAAACACTATTTCGGACGAAGAAATGGATGCTTTAATTGAGTATATCGATGGACTGAAAGTATTAGAGTAA
- the cyoE gene encoding heme o synthase, giving the protein MSSAETVTDVRGIPEASVSWRDYLTISKTGIVMSNLITTFAGLYLATYYTGTTLAANALTAFLALLGSALIIAGASALNNFIDRDIDHLMERTKERPTVNGTLSGKQTLTYGLAVSIAGTALLAAASVTAALIGVIGLVIYVVLYTMWTKRTTTLNTIVGSFAGAVPPLIGWAAIDPGLHPYAWTLFLIMFIWQPPHFLALAMRRVEEYRAAGIPMLPVKAGFSLTKRQIIWYVGALIPVSLMVADFGIVYTAAALIMGGGWLVYGLLGFKSKDDMKWATGMFIYSLNYLTIMFVLMVIVHMF; this is encoded by the coding sequence ATGTCTTCAGCAGAAACAGTCACAGATGTACGTGGAATCCCGGAAGCATCGGTAAGCTGGCGCGATTATTTAACTATTTCCAAAACCGGAATAGTAATGTCCAACTTGATCACTACTTTTGCCGGTCTTTATCTGGCTACTTATTACACTGGTACGACACTTGCAGCTAATGCTTTAACAGCTTTTTTAGCTTTACTGGGTTCTGCTCTTATTATTGCAGGAGCAAGTGCACTGAATAACTTTATTGATCGTGATATCGATCACTTGATGGAGCGGACAAAAGAAAGGCCTACGGTCAATGGGACCTTGTCAGGAAAGCAGACACTTACATATGGTTTGGCAGTGTCAATAGCAGGGACTGCCTTATTAGCGGCCGCTTCCGTGACAGCTGCTTTAATTGGTGTAATAGGACTGGTTATTTATGTTGTTCTGTATACGATGTGGACGAAGCGTACGACAACGCTGAATACGATTGTCGGCAGTTTTGCCGGAGCAGTACCGCCGCTGATTGGGTGGGCTGCAATTGATCCCGGCCTTCATCCATATGCCTGGACACTTTTCCTGATCATGTTCATCTGGCAGCCGCCTCATTTCCTGGCTCTTGCGATGCGGAGAGTCGAAGAGTACCGGGCAGCCGGTATTCCAATGCTTCCTGTGAAAGCGGGCTTTTCGCTCACGAAGCGTCAAATTATCTGGTACGTAGGAGCACTGATTCCAGTTTCTTTAATGGTTGCAGATTTCGGAATTGTATATACTGCTGCTGCTCTGATAATGGGAGGAGGATGGCTTGTTTACGGCCTGCTTGGTTTTAAATCGAAAGATGATATGAAATGGGCAACAGGCATGTTTATTTATTCCTTGAATTATCTGACTATTATGTTTGTGCTGATGGTAATTGTACACATGTTCTAA
- a CDS encoding COX15/CtaA family protein, which yields MHRLLKFFGIITTLGMLLVLIQGALVTQTGSGEACGPEWPLCYGQVIPENPTIETMIEYTHRIVSGVLGLMVITHALWSWKVIGHLRETKLFSVLAVGFIIFQGLLGAAAVVWGQSDAIMALHFGFSLVSFASVLLLTILAFEDGKPNALTRPKITSSFRGMIIFNLIFTYLVVYTGAYVKHTGSGGACEGWPLCNGQLFPALDGRVAIQLGHRFAASLLVITILIMFIQMLKSHVKNKPLLYSGSFSLVLILSQAASGAVVIFTGFTLYATLSHAVIVSVLFGTLSYMTMVASRANKL from the coding sequence ATGCATCGACTCCTTAAATTTTTTGGAATTATAACCACTTTGGGAATGCTGCTAGTATTAATTCAAGGAGCCCTCGTTACTCAGACAGGTTCAGGAGAGGCCTGCGGACCAGAATGGCCTCTTTGTTACGGACAGGTAATCCCTGAAAACCCTACTATAGAAACAATGATTGAATATACCCATCGTATTGTTTCAGGGGTTCTCGGATTAATGGTTATCACTCACGCTCTTTGGAGCTGGAAAGTAATCGGTCACCTTAGAGAAACAAAACTTTTTTCCGTACTTGCCGTCGGTTTTATTATTTTCCAAGGACTTCTAGGAGCTGCAGCGGTAGTCTGGGGGCAATCAGATGCTATAATGGCACTGCATTTCGGTTTTTCCCTTGTTTCGTTTGCGAGCGTACTTCTTTTGACTATTTTAGCTTTTGAAGACGGAAAACCAAATGCATTGACTCGTCCTAAAATTACAAGCAGCTTCCGCGGTATGATTATTTTCAATCTCATTTTTACGTATCTTGTAGTTTACACAGGAGCCTATGTAAAACATACGGGATCTGGTGGAGCATGTGAAGGCTGGCCTCTTTGCAATGGCCAGCTCTTCCCTGCTCTAGATGGCAGAGTAGCCATTCAGCTCGGACACCGGTTTGCAGCCAGCCTTTTGGTCATTACAATTTTGATTATGTTCATCCAGATGCTGAAATCCCACGTGAAAAACAAACCGCTGCTATACAGTGGATCATTCAGCCTGGTTCTAATCCTTTCTCAGGCTGCAAGCGGTGCTGTCGTTATTTTTACCGGATTTACTTTATATGCTACTCTTTCCCATGCAGTAATCGTAAGTGTATTATTCGGCACCCTCAGTTATATGACAATGGTTGCTTCCAGAGCGAATAAATTATAA
- a CDS encoding Dps family protein produces the protein MAHKQTTEILNRHVANWNVMFVKLHNYHWYVKGPDFFTLHEKFEELYNESAEHIDELAERLLALKGKPIASMKGYLEKTTLDEAEGEIEAKDMVRALVKDFDKISNELKEDIETLEDDADDEATADMLIGIRQSVEKHNWMMRAYLGEK, from the coding sequence ATGGCACATAAGCAGACAACTGAAATTCTAAACAGGCACGTTGCGAATTGGAACGTAATGTTTGTAAAACTCCATAATTATCACTGGTATGTAAAGGGACCTGATTTTTTTACCCTGCACGAAAAATTCGAGGAACTTTACAATGAATCTGCAGAACATATTGATGAGCTTGCAGAAAGGCTGCTGGCTCTTAAGGGTAAACCTATTGCTTCAATGAAGGGCTATCTGGAGAAAACAACGCTTGATGAAGCGGAAGGAGAAATAGAAGCCAAGGATATGGTAAGAGCACTGGTAAAAGATTTTGATAAAATTTCCAACGAATTAAAAGAAGATATAGAAACGCTTGAAGATGATGCTGATGATGAAGCAACGGCAGACATGCTGATTGGTATCCGTCAGTCTGTTGAGAAGCACAACTGGATGATGCGCGCATATCTTGGAGAAAAATAA
- a CDS encoding YlaN family protein: protein MSIETLSEQSEKAYALLKEDAEKIVKLIEVQMKNLTMPQCPLYEEVLDTQMFGLSREIDFAIRLKLVSEEEGRKLLTQLEQQLSALHEATMRARENNA, encoded by the coding sequence GTGTCCATTGAAACCCTGTCCGAACAGAGCGAAAAAGCCTATGCCCTTCTGAAAGAAGACGCGGAGAAAATTGTCAAACTTATTGAAGTGCAAATGAAAAATTTGACGATGCCTCAGTGTCCTCTCTATGAAGAGGTTTTAGATACGCAGATGTTCGGTTTATCACGCGAAATAGATTTCGCGATTCGGCTGAAGCTCGTTTCAGAAGAAGAAGGAAGAAAGCTTCTTACTCAGTTAGAGCAGCAGTTGTCTGCTTTACATGAAGCGACTATGCGCGCACGGGAAAACAATGCATAG